A genome region from Synchiropus splendidus isolate RoL2022-P1 chromosome 5, RoL_Sspl_1.0, whole genome shotgun sequence includes the following:
- the csnk1db gene encoding casein kinase I isoform X1 has translation MELRVGNRYRLGRKIGSGSFGDIYLGTDISVGEEVAIKLECVKTKHPQLHIESKIYKMMQGGVGIPTIKWCGAEGDYNVMVMELLGPSLEDLFNFCSRKFSLKTVLLLADQMISRIEYIHSKNFIHRDVKPDNFLMGLGKKGNLVYIIDFGLAKKYRDARTHQHIPYRENKNLTGTARYASINTHLGIEQSRRDDLESLGYVLMYFNLGSLPWQGLKAATKRQKYERISEKKMSTPIEVLCKGYPSEFATYLNFCRSLRFDDKPDYSYLRQLFRNLFHRQGFSYDYVFDWNMLKFGANRAAEEAERERRDREDRLRHGRNPGARGVPAASGRPRAAQEGAPPTPLTPTSHTASPRQASGMERERKVSMRLHRGAPVNVSSSDLTGRQDASRMSTSQMVSGVLPAGLHPLTPR, from the exons ATGGAACTAAGAGTAGGGAACCGATACCGACTGGGGAGGAAAATTGGAAGCGGATCCTTCGGTGACATCTATTTAG GCACTGATATTTCAGTTGGCGAAGAAGTCGCCATCAAGTTGGAATGCGTGAAGACCAAACACCCCCAGCTCCACATCGAGAGCAAGATCTACAAGATGATGCAAGGAGGAG TGGGCATTCCAACGATAAAGTGGTGCGGTGCTGAAGGAGATTAcaatgtgatggtgatggagttGCTGGGACCCAGCCTTGAGGATCTCTTCAACTTCTGTTCCCGCAAGTTCAGCCTCAAGACAGTTCTTCTGCTGGCTGATCAGATG ATCAGTCGCATCGAGTACATCCACTCCAAGAACTTCATCCACAGAGATGTGAAGCCTGATAACTTCCTGATGGgtttggggaaaaaagggaATCTGGTTTACATTATTGATTTTGGCCTCGCCAAAAAGTACCGTGATGCACGCACACACCAGCACATCCCTTACCGTGAGAATAAAAACCTGACTGGCACTGCCCGCTACGCTTCCATCAACACACATTTAGGAATCG AGCAGTCAAGACGTGACGACCTGGAGTCGCTGGGCTatgttctcatgtattttaatttGGGCTCCCTGCCATGGCAGGGACTCAAAGCTGCCACCAAGAGGCAAAAATATGAACGAATCAGTGAGAAGAAAATGTCCACTCCTATTGAGGTGCTGTGCAAGGGATACCCAT CTGAGTTTGCCACCTACTTAAACTTCTGTCGCTCCCTGCGGTTCGATGATAAGCCGGACTACTCGTATTTGCGACAGCTCTTCAGGAACCTCTTTCACAGACAGGGCTTCTCTTACGACTACGTGTTTGACTGGAACATGCTCAAGTTT GGGGCCAATCGTGCCGCTGAGGAAGCAGAGCGAGAACGTCGGGACAGAGAGGACAGACTGAGACACGGAAGAAACCCAGGAGCCAGAGGAGTTCCGGCAGCATCAGGCCGACCTCGGGCAGCCCAGGAAGGAGCCCCGCCCACACCGCTGACCCCGACGTCTCACACGG CGTCCCCCCGTCAAGCCTCTGGTATGGAGCGCGAGCGTAAAGTGAGCATGAGGTTACACCGCGGGGCTCCAGTCAACGTTTCCTCTTCAGATCTAACAGGACGGCAAGATGCTTCGCGCATGTCCACCTCCCAG
- the csnk1db gene encoding casein kinase I isoform X2 translates to MELRVGNRYRLGRKIGSGSFGDIYLGTDISVGEEVAIKLECVKTKHPQLHIESKIYKMMQGGVGIPTIKWCGAEGDYNVMVMELLGPSLEDLFNFCSRKFSLKTVLLLADQMISRIEYIHSKNFIHRDVKPDNFLMGLGKKGNLVYIIDFGLAKKYRDARTHQHIPYRENKNLTGTARYASINTHLGIEQSRRDDLESLGYVLMYFNLGSLPWQGLKAATKRQKYERISEKKMSTPIEVLCKGYPSEFATYLNFCRSLRFDDKPDYSYLRQLFRNLFHRQGFSYDYVFDWNMLKFGANRAAEEAERERRDREDRLRHGRNPGARGVPAASGRPRAAQEGAPPTPLTPTSHTASPRQASGMERERKVSMRLHRGAPVNVSSSDLTGRQDASRMSTSQNSIPYEHHAK, encoded by the exons ATGGAACTAAGAGTAGGGAACCGATACCGACTGGGGAGGAAAATTGGAAGCGGATCCTTCGGTGACATCTATTTAG GCACTGATATTTCAGTTGGCGAAGAAGTCGCCATCAAGTTGGAATGCGTGAAGACCAAACACCCCCAGCTCCACATCGAGAGCAAGATCTACAAGATGATGCAAGGAGGAG TGGGCATTCCAACGATAAAGTGGTGCGGTGCTGAAGGAGATTAcaatgtgatggtgatggagttGCTGGGACCCAGCCTTGAGGATCTCTTCAACTTCTGTTCCCGCAAGTTCAGCCTCAAGACAGTTCTTCTGCTGGCTGATCAGATG ATCAGTCGCATCGAGTACATCCACTCCAAGAACTTCATCCACAGAGATGTGAAGCCTGATAACTTCCTGATGGgtttggggaaaaaagggaATCTGGTTTACATTATTGATTTTGGCCTCGCCAAAAAGTACCGTGATGCACGCACACACCAGCACATCCCTTACCGTGAGAATAAAAACCTGACTGGCACTGCCCGCTACGCTTCCATCAACACACATTTAGGAATCG AGCAGTCAAGACGTGACGACCTGGAGTCGCTGGGCTatgttctcatgtattttaatttGGGCTCCCTGCCATGGCAGGGACTCAAAGCTGCCACCAAGAGGCAAAAATATGAACGAATCAGTGAGAAGAAAATGTCCACTCCTATTGAGGTGCTGTGCAAGGGATACCCAT CTGAGTTTGCCACCTACTTAAACTTCTGTCGCTCCCTGCGGTTCGATGATAAGCCGGACTACTCGTATTTGCGACAGCTCTTCAGGAACCTCTTTCACAGACAGGGCTTCTCTTACGACTACGTGTTTGACTGGAACATGCTCAAGTTT GGGGCCAATCGTGCCGCTGAGGAAGCAGAGCGAGAACGTCGGGACAGAGAGGACAGACTGAGACACGGAAGAAACCCAGGAGCCAGAGGAGTTCCGGCAGCATCAGGCCGACCTCGGGCAGCCCAGGAAGGAGCCCCGCCCACACCGCTGACCCCGACGTCTCACACGG CGTCCCCCCGTCAAGCCTCTGGTATGGAGCGCGAGCGTAAAGTGAGCATGAGGTTACACCGCGGGGCTCCAGTCAACGTTTCCTCTTCAGATCTAACAGGACGGCAAGATGCTTCGCGCATGTCCACCTCCCAG AATAGCATTCCCTACGAGCATCACGCCAAGTAG